TTGTTTTAGTTTGTTCATATGGCCTATCCTAAATCCTTTCCGAAGGAAAGGACTTTTATGCTTGTGATTTATTTATCTTCATTTATAATTTAAGGATACTTTTCTTATTGTCATTCCTTTTCAGAGCTGACAGGTTTTAAAAACCTGTCAGCTCTTGTTTATTAATTTATTTATCTGTAAATATTGCAACAACATAATTGTTCTTGCGTCCATAATTTCTTGGGTTTCTATCATTTTTAGAGCATCAACAAAAAGAGTTTCTAACACTTCTATTTCTTCATTTTCTGCTTCAACTCCTCCTCCATTTTCTGTTTTGTCTTCGTCTTTATATTCACCAATAAACAAATGCACTTTTTCTTTCACAATTCCTGGTGATAAAAAAGTTGTAGTTACTTTTTTTACGGTTGCTATTTTATAACCAACCTCTTCTTCAGTTTCTCTAATTACACAAGTTTCTGGAGATTCATTTTTATCAATTCCTCCACCAATTACTTCAATAGAAAAACCATTATCAACTCCAGCAACAAAAACGGGCATTCTAAATTGTTTGGATAAAATTACTTTTTTTGATGTTGGATTGAATAACAGAATTGCAACTCCATCAGCTTTACCATACACTTCGTGTGTTAAGTTTACTGATTTTCCATTTTTGAAGGTAAAATCAAAATTTACGTGTTCAAGTTTTCCCCAGAAATTGGAAATTACTTTGGATGTTATATTGGTTATTTTATTTTTAATTTCCATTTTCAAAATTTCTTCTCGCTTCCAAATCTATATTCATTTGATTTACTCTTACATCTACTTTTCTTTTAAAATCGGTATCTGCAATTGTAGCCACATTGTCTAAATAACGTACAACTTCTTGTCTTCTAATTTCAGAAAAATCTAACCCTTTCATGTTGCTTTTCATCAATTCTTGCAACATATTAAACTTGGTTTTGTAATCTTTCTTAAAATAGATTTCAGGATTCTCAAACCAATCTTGTTCTAAATCAAAATCTGTTAATCGCAAAGAAATTGCAGATTGAATGTTTCTAACATCTCTTGATGAAAAGAATGGAAATATTTTCTGAATTTCTTTATATAAAATCGCAAAGAATAAATGTTCGTTTGATCTATGATTTCTTTCCGCTTTTTCATAAGCTTGCAAAACTCTTTCTTCATTTGGTTTTTCAACTAAATTTAGAATTTCTCCCATACTTTTTGTAACTCCTTGATCTTTCAAATACTGATAATTTGAAGGGTTTTGCATGTTTACAAAATCTGGAATTGTTTTTTCGAATTTCTTCCACCAAATATAATCTTGATCTAAAAAATCGTGTTCAGTTCTTGCTCCATCAATCTTAAAACGACCTTGAATTCTAGAAATCACAGCTTTGTCTAACATTTCTGGTAAGTTGGTGAATAAACCTACCGAAGAATTTCCATAATTTACAGCATAAGCACCTTCTGTATATCGTAAGAAAACACCAATAACTTCTTTAACTCCCGCAGAAACGCCTTGTGCAGTTCTTTCTTGTAAATTATTTTCTGCATCATCAATGGGTGCAAAAATAATTTTCGTTGGGTCTTGCAACGGTTTCATCCATTCCACCATTTTTTCTGCAGATCCTCCTTGAAAAGTTGAAATCAATGTATCTGGCATTGGATGAAATAAAAATGGAATATTTAAATGATCACAATGTTTTTTTAAACGAGTTGCAATGGCTGCAATTAACATACTTTTTCCTGTTCCTGGAATACCATATCCCATAAAAACAGGCATAAAACCTCCTAATTCTTGAAACGGATTTTTCTGAGCTTCAAAATCGTAACTCAACATTCTTTCTGTTAATCTACGTGCAAAATGCTTGGCATCTTTGTTACCAACAATTTGCTCAAACTGAATTTTATTGAATTCAACACTTTTGGCTGTTCCTTGAAAAACGTTCTCCCAACCAGCAACTGCAAAGTCTGAATTTTCTAATTTGTAGGTTCTATCAACAATCGTTTCTGTGTATTCTAAGCTGCTTTTACGTAACTGAATTTCATCTATTAAAGCTTCAAAATAAACGACTGTAAAATCGACAACATCTTTGTCGATTTTTATAATTTCTGGATGACCTAAATATTTGTCAAAATAAAATAAAGCACACGCAATTCCTTTTAAAGGTGATAAAAATGACACTTCTGGAATCCCTGCAAACTTTTGTTTCATCACAGACAAATCATCACTTGCAAAAGGTTTTAAATCGTGTAATATTTTATAGGAAGTTGCAAATAATTGAAACGCAGTTGCAGTTTGTAACTTGCTTTCAAATTCTCTTTTTTGAGATGAATTTAAGGCTGATTTTCTTTCATTTAAACTTGATAAACCTGAAGCATCATAATAAGAATCTTTGATCCAAATTCCTAAAGTTAAGCCTTCTTGAACTGCAAACAACGTTTGATTTAAATGCACAGGAATTGCAATTGAATCTGGTAATAATCGTTTTTTTAAGCCTAAAATAGTTTTAGAAATTGAGGTAATTTCTATACTACTTCCGTTATTTGCTCTTGATAAATACAATAAAATAGAATCGTCTTTTGCTTCTTTGTCTCTGCTTTTTGCTTTATTACTTTGTTCCCATTGAACAGATTTTAAATAACCTGTTGCTTCATCTCGAAGCATATCAAGTTCGTTTTGTTTTATAGGAAAAGTTGAGTTGTGATTCATAGCCCCTTTGTCTTTCAGACATTTCCCCAAAGGGGAAAATTTAGTTAGTTATTCTGGTTTCCGTTTAAAGTTTAACAAGTTATTTTATCAACTTTCAAACTTTCTACTTATTTATTTTTTTTCAGACCTCATAGGTTCTAAACCTGTGAGGTATTTGTTCTCAAGAATTTTATTATTTCAACTAAAACAATTTACCTGATTTCTGACATCAAAATAGGTTCTTTTGCCAATGTATCTAAAGCTCTTGGAACTTGATTGTGTAAAAGTTGAATAATTCTATGTGGCGCAAAAAGATATTTTTGTTTTAAAACATCGCTCCATTTTTGCATGGTTTGCTTGTTAAAAAAACTACCTTCTGTAAATGTTTCTCCAGCAAAAACTTCGTCAACATTCATTGAAACTGCATACGATTCTAAAGGAATTGTTTTGTTGGCAATACCAATTAAAAGCGCATGTGTAATTTCGTTTTCATCTTTTGCAAAAACGTTGTGTAAAGGTCCTAAATCGATTCTTTTAAAATGTTTCGGAATTAAATCTGGTAATTTCCTATCGATGTTATAAGCCATTGTATCTAAAGCCATTTCTCTATCTGCACTTTCTTTTAAAGTTTGATAAATTTTCTCCTTATCATTAATGGCATTTTTTTTATTATAATCAAAATACATAAAACAAATAAAAGGCCTGTTATGACTTACATCATAAAAACTCCAGCTTGTAACATAATCGTAATTTGCATCTTTTGGCGCTTCTAAAATTTTGCCTTGCACAAAACGATTAAAAATATAATTTTTATCAACAGTTGTATAATAAATAATAGAGGAAGCTTTGAATAAGTCTGACTTTTTAATCGATTCTTTTTTACGTAAAAGTGTGTCTAAAAATTGTTCTTTTAAAGCATCTGTATCTACTAATTTATCTAAATGTTGTTTTCTCAACTCTAAATCATTATACAAAAAACGGAACTCCAAATAATTAGGAAAGCCAGAATCTGTTAAATCTACTTTCATGTTATCTTCCTCATCATACATATACTTAATTCGCATTGCTTCAATGGAATACAATAACAAATCTGAATATTGTTTAAAGAAAATTAACTCTTGTTGTGTACACAATTTTTCTTGTTGCATGCTCACTATAATTTCCTTCAAAGCAAAATCGACCATTTTATGATAGAAAATGTATTGCTCTTTCGAGTTTAAAATAGCAGAATCTAAAGGAGTTGTAATCATAATTAGTACTTCAAAATATCGTTTAATGTTTTTTTGATAATTTCAACATCCTTTAAAGAAATCTCCCCAATTCTTTGCTCAAACCTTGTTTTAGAAACTGAACGAACGTGAAATGTTAACACTTCAGAAATTTTAGACAAACCATTTTTAGCATTTGGTTTTAAAATTAAATTCCCTTTATAATTTTTAATGCTTGTTGTTAACGGACAAACGATTACCACTTGTAAATATTTGTTTACCATATTTCCACTAATAATTACAGCAGGTCTTCGTCCATTTTGTTCACTTCCTTTGGTTGGGTTTAAATATAATTCCCAAATTTCACCTTGCTTCATTTATTTGGTTTCTGCATTGTTTAATGCAGAAAAATAATCTTGCATGCCTTCTTCTGCAACTAATAAAATATCATCATCTGCTGCTGCTTGTTGGTAAGATTTTATATAACTAGCTTTTTCTATTTGCTCTAAGTAAATTTCTAGTGCATTTTCTATCAACCTATTTTTAGGAAGTTTTAATTCTTTTGCTAAAGCCGATAATTTATCTAATAAATTATCAGGTAAAGAAGATGTGAATGTTGCCATAATTAATAATTTTATACAAATATAATATATTTACAATTTATATTTACATTTTATACATATAATAATTAAATACTTTATTTACTTCCAAAAAACAATAAACAATTTACTAAGATTTGAGTTAAGGATTGAAATGGCATCCTTTTTTCTTAGTTCGAGTGAATTTGCTTTTTGCAAATTTATATCGAGAACTCAGAAAAAAGATATAATGGAAAGCCTGACCCTATTTTTATTTTCAAAAAATAGGGAAACGCCCTTAAAATATTAACTTAACATATCATCATTAGAAACATCTTTCTTTGGAGCATCTGGAGTTTTATCATCATCAGCTTTTGGCACATTTGCATCTGCTTTGTAATAATCTTCAAAAATCTCTTTCATGTCAATTCCATATCTGTCTGCAAAATTCTTTTGAATGTCAGAATCTTTTTCTCTAATTTCCTGTAAAGCCTCTGCATACGTGCTATAAACGCCATTCATAACTTTTTCGTGAACAGGAATATTGTCCATCATTTCTTGACGAGCTCTGGCACTTGCAGAATGCATAGAGGCCAAAGTTGCACCTATATGTTCATCTGTTTTAACCCCTAAATGTTCTAAAATTGCTGCAAATTCTTGATCTGTTCTTGCTTTTAAAGCCACAACATACCCATCATAATATTTTAAACGCTCTTCAGTATCTGACTTTAATTTTGCTCTATGAGTTTGTAAGTTAGAACGCAAAGAAGTTAACACTTTGATGGTTAAATTATGCTTGTGCACAAAACTATCTTTACTTGCAGCCAAGGTTGTATATGCATTTTTTAAACCTTCTAACTCCTCAACTTTTTGCTCAATTGTGGTTACTTTGCCAATTGCCTCTGAATATGCTGTGGATTGTTTGTCTGCAATTTCATCTAATTCTTGGCGAGATTGTTTTAACAACGCATATTGCTCCTCTAACTTTTCTTCTGTTTCTTTTTTCTTCTCTAAGGCTTTTGTATGATTTTTAGAAGCTTCTACAATTGCCATTTTTAGTTTTTCTTCAACCTCTTTGATTTCTACTTCTCTATTTTTTAAACGATTTACAGCTGCTTGAGATTTAAAAGACAACTCTGCTAAGAGTGTTTGTACATCTGCACTTTCTATACGTTGTTGAAATAATGCTTTGGCTTTATTATCTGCTCCTAATCTTATTTTTTCAGCTGCTGCAAATTCTTGTTCTTCTTTTTTGATTTTCGATTTCCTTCCCCACAAATTATTCCACCAAGTATCAGGTTTGTTTTGCGCGTCTTCCAATTCTATTCTAGCTCTTTCTAATTCTTTTTGAGCATCATCGATTACTTTTTGTTCAGAAGGATTTAATGACGAAAATTTCTCGAACATAATACCTACTTCATCTTGATAATCTGTCAAGTCTTTTATGGCGTCTAAAAGTGTAGTTCTATCTTTTTCTGCCATATGAACAACATCATCTAAAGTTGCATTTAATATTTTCTGACGTTTTTGCGGGTCTTCTTCTTGAGCCAATTTAGATTTCATAGAATCTACAGCTTTACCCCAATTTACTTCTACTTTTTCAGTTTTCTCAGCAGAATTTGTTTCTAATAAATCAAAATCATCAGACATATTTTTTTAGTTTTTTAGGTTGAACAATTTTTAGATAAGCAATTTCGTATTTTTTTTTTAGTATAAGAAATTTAAATACATATATATGTAGCATAAATTATCTGATTGTTACAGTTTTTTAAAAATCTTTAAACTTTCAGTCTATTTAAGAATGTTAAAAAAACTAACTTCTTAACCTTTTTAAATATATTTGACAGAAATTATTCAAACATTATTAAATGAAGAAATTATTACCGTTTTTATTCCTCTTTTTTGCGTTTAATTTATTTTCTCAAAAGGAAGCCAACTTTTGGTATTTTGGAGAAAGAGGAGGCTTAGATTTTACTACCAACCCTCCAAACCCTATTTCTGGGGCTTTAAATACTGATGAAGGTTCAGCTTCTATATCTAACGCGAATGGTGAATTACAGTTTTATACAGATGGTTCAGTTGTTTACAATAGAAATGATGAAGTTATGACAAATGGTACAGGATTGTTGGGTGACTCTTCTAGTGCGCAATCTGCTATCATAGTACCAAAACCTTTAAGCGATACTATTTACTATATTTTTACTGTAGGAAATCAACTAGCAAATGATAATCAAGGAAATGGTGTTGCTTTTTCTGAGGTAGACATGAGCCTTAGTAATGGTTTAGGAGCTGTTATTACTAAAAACACTCCATTAGTTTCCTCTCAATTAGCTCGAGAAAAAATTACAGCTGTAAGAGGTAGTGAATGTAATACTTTTTGGGTAATTACCTCTGATAGAAATAGGTTTTACGCTTACCTCATAGATTCAAATGGTGTTAATAATGGTACTTCAGGAAGTCCAAGAATATCCGCTCATAATAATAATTTAAATAATTTAAGGGGATATTTAAAAATATCTCCTAATGGTAAAACCCTTGTAAATGCAAGTGCTAGTTCTGGGTCTTATATATTTGATTTTAATGCTCAAAATGGAGAAATCACCAATGGAGGAACTTTAAATATTGATGGTGATGGCTATGGAGTAGAATTCTCTAGAAATGGAGAAAAATTATATGTTACCACTGGTACATTTAGTCAGTTTACGAATCAAGGAACAAGAAATAATCCTGACTATGCAAGTGTTACACAATTAAGCTTAACATCTAGAGATATTTTTGATATTAATGCAAGTAAAAAACTAATTTATGAAACCAATTCAGGCTATAGAGGGGCTTTACAATTAGCAGCAAACGGAAAAATTTATTATGCCAGAAGTCGTGAAAATTTTTTAGGTGTTATTAATTTTCCTGAAAATGATTTTACAAACACTACAGCTAACGAAATTGGCTTTGAAGAAGAAGGCTTATTTTTAAATAGTAGAATATCTACTGAAGGGCTTCCTCCATTTATACAATCTTTCTTTTTACCTATAGAAATTAGAGATACTGATACAAACGAAGTTTTAAATGATCAAAATTTACAATATTGTGTTGGTGAAGATAGAGTTTTACAAACTGAGGCTGTTAATGGAAGTAATATTATTTATAGCTGGACTTTTACAGACAGCACAGACATACCCATAGATATAACACCAAGTACTAACCCAGAAACGTTAACTTTAACGAATCTACAAGTAAACAATACTGGGGAATATTCCTTAAAAATTGAGCTTACAGATGATTGTAATAACGAAATTATTTACAATGGAACTTTTAACATAGAGGTTTTTGAAGCTGCTGTAGCTACACAACCTGCAGATATTATTTTTTGTGACACAGATAGAGATGGTTTTAATGCTTTTGATTTAGAAAATCTTAAAAACAATGAAATTCTAAATGGTTTAAATCCTGATACTTTTGAGGTACTCTATTATACTACTGAAGCAAATGCCTTATCCAATTCTGATGCTTTGCCTAAAATTTACACAAATCCAACAGCTTTTAGCTCTGAAACAATATATGCCAGAGTCCATAATAAACAAGCTATGGACGCTTGTTTTGAAATCACAAATTTTACTTTGGCTGTAACTGATTTACCAGTTCCAACACAACCTGAACCCTATAGAATTTGTGATAATTTAGAAAGTACCTCAGATACTGATGGAGTAATAAATACATTTCTTTTAAATACAAAAGATTCTGAAATTTATGGGAATTTAGATAGTTCAAAATACAATCTTACGTATCACACAACTCAAATTGGTGCAGATACCAATGATACAACTACCCTAATTGATAAAAATACAAACTATAGTGTCACAAACTCTCAAACCGTTTTTATAAGAATAGAAAATAAAGACAATACAGATTGTTACGATGCAGAAACAACTCTAGAACTAATTGTAGATCCTTTACCAGTAATCACCCCAGAAGTAGATTTATTACAATGTGATGATGATTTGGATAGAATATCAACTGTAAATTTAACAGAAGCAGAAATTAGTATTTCTGCAAATTCTGCAAACGAAAGATTTGAATATTTTGCTACTGAAGCAGATGCTATTGCTGGAACTCCTTTAGTTGATGATGAATTGCGTTATCCCGTAAATCAAAATGGAGAAGCTTGGGTAAGAACCATTTCTTCTGAAGATTGTTACCGAATTTCTAAAATTAATCTAGAAGTGGAAGCTGCTGCAGATGTTGCTTACAACAAAGAATTTGAGGCTGTTTGTGATGATTTTCTGCAAACGGATGGCACAAATGGCCCTGCAAATGATGATACTGATGGTATTACAAACTTCGATTTTAGTGAAGCAAATGCTGAAATTTTAGCATTCTTCCCTCCTGCTTTACGACCAGATTTAGAAATCTCTTTTTATGAAACAAGAGACGATAGAACTGCTGTTGTAAATGCAATTGCTGATATTTCGAATTACAGAAATATCAATTTTCCTTCAGATGTTACAAGACAAACTATTTATTTTAAAATCACCAATAAAAACAACAACAATTGTTCTGGAACTGGCGAATTGTATCTAAGAACAAATACAGTTCCTGAAGCTGCAAATGTGCCAGACTTAGAGCTTTGTGATGATGCTAATGATGGTGATGGAACCAATGGGATTGTGCAATCTTTTGATTTAGAATCCCAAACTGCTGCTATTTTAAATGGTCAAAATCCTGCTGATTTTACGGTAACGTATCACCTTTCTGCTGCAGATGCCAATGCTGGATTTGATGCTCAATCATCTCCTTTTGCAAATACAACTCGCGATTCTCAAACCATTTTTGTGAGAGTTACCAATACTACAACTGGCTGTTTTACTGATCATACTTCATTCAATGTGATTGTAAATCCTATTCCTGTTGCCAATTTTGTAGAAGATTTAGAAATTTGTGATGATAACTCTGATGGTTCTGCTAGAAATGGCTTTTCACAAGCTATCGATTTGGAATCTCAAACTGCTGGTATTTTAGGAACTCAAAATCCAAATATGCATACAGTTACCTATCACAGATCTTTGGCTGATGCTCAAAATGGTAACAATCCTTTGATTTCTCCATATTCAAATAACGCTCCAAATAGAGAAACAATTTTTGTACGTATTTTGAACAAAGATACAGGGTGTGCAAACCCAATTTCTAACTTTGATGTCATTGTAAATGCTGAACCCGTTTTTGTAGTACCAACTAATTTAGCTTATTGTGATAATGACTTGGATGGTGATGATGCCAATGGAATTGTGCAAAACATCGATTTGGATAGTAAAATAACCGAGATTTTAGGAACAACTCAAAATCCAAACGATTTTAATGTTACGTTTCATAACTCTCAAGCAAATGCAACTTCTGGAAATGATGCCATCATTTCTCCATATCAAAACACAAATGCTACAGAAACTATTTTTGTGCGTATTGAAAACAAAAATACAGGCTGTGTAAATGATGATGCCAATTTTGATGTGATCGTCAATACATTGCCTGATTTTACAGTGACAACTCCTCAAATTTTATGTTTGAATGATTTACCTTTAAACATTGCTGCAGAAAATGCAAGAGATGTCTATAGCTATATTTGGCAAGATGAAAACGGAACTGTTTTAAATACAGCTTCTAGAGATAACATCA
The DNA window shown above is from Polaribacter sp. Hel_I_88 and carries:
- a CDS encoding T9SS type B sorting domain-containing protein, producing MKKLLPFLFLFFAFNLFSQKEANFWYFGERGGLDFTTNPPNPISGALNTDEGSASISNANGELQFYTDGSVVYNRNDEVMTNGTGLLGDSSSAQSAIIVPKPLSDTIYYIFTVGNQLANDNQGNGVAFSEVDMSLSNGLGAVITKNTPLVSSQLAREKITAVRGSECNTFWVITSDRNRFYAYLIDSNGVNNGTSGSPRISAHNNNLNNLRGYLKISPNGKTLVNASASSGSYIFDFNAQNGEITNGGTLNIDGDGYGVEFSRNGEKLYVTTGTFSQFTNQGTRNNPDYASVTQLSLTSRDIFDINASKKLIYETNSGYRGALQLAANGKIYYARSRENFLGVINFPENDFTNTTANEIGFEEEGLFLNSRISTEGLPPFIQSFFLPIEIRDTDTNEVLNDQNLQYCVGEDRVLQTEAVNGSNIIYSWTFTDSTDIPIDITPSTNPETLTLTNLQVNNTGEYSLKIELTDDCNNEIIYNGTFNIEVFEAAVATQPADIIFCDTDRDGFNAFDLENLKNNEILNGLNPDTFEVLYYTTEANALSNSDALPKIYTNPTAFSSETIYARVHNKQAMDACFEITNFTLAVTDLPVPTQPEPYRICDNLESTSDTDGVINTFLLNTKDSEIYGNLDSSKYNLTYHTTQIGADTNDTTTLIDKNTNYSVTNSQTVFIRIENKDNTDCYDAETTLELIVDPLPVITPEVDLLQCDDDLDRISTVNLTEAEISISANSANERFEYFATEADAIAGTPLVDDELRYPVNQNGEAWVRTISSEDCYRISKINLEVEAAADVAYNKEFEAVCDDFLQTDGTNGPANDDTDGITNFDFSEANAEILAFFPPALRPDLEISFYETRDDRTAVVNAIADISNYRNINFPSDVTRQTIYFKITNKNNNNCSGTGELYLRTNTVPEAANVPDLELCDDANDGDGTNGIVQSFDLESQTAAILNGQNPADFTVTYHLSAADANAGFDAQSSPFANTTRDSQTIFVRVTNTTTGCFTDHTSFNVIVNPIPVANFVEDLEICDDNSDGSARNGFSQAIDLESQTAGILGTQNPNMHTVTYHRSLADAQNGNNPLISPYSNNAPNRETIFVRILNKDTGCANPISNFDVIVNAEPVFVVPTNLAYCDNDLDGDDANGIVQNIDLDSKITEILGTTQNPNDFNVTFHNSQANATSGNDAIISPYQNTNATETIFVRIENKNTGCVNDDANFDVIVNTLPDFTVTTPQILCLNDLPLNIAAENARDVYSYIWQDENGTVLNTASRDNINITSGGTYTVTATTTDGTLCERSESIVVNESNPATLERDFITIIDEGNNISSEANLSISIDIVNNDLGPGNYQFAIVNTDDNSRIPIIGFQDEPLFENLEGGVYQIIVNDKNGCAPDEMLLVSVIQFPKFFTPNGDGRNDTWVVKGANKDFYPNASINIFNRYGTLVAQEQIDSEGWNGMYQGKLLPSDDYWFNITLIPADTTKPTINKKGNFSLLRK
- a CDS encoding NUDIX domain-containing protein, which produces MEIKNKITNITSKVISNFWGKLEHVNFDFTFKNGKSVNLTHEVYGKADGVAILLFNPTSKKVILSKQFRMPVFVAGVDNGFSIEVIGGGIDKNESPETCVIRETEEEVGYKIATVKKVTTTFLSPGIVKEKVHLFIGEYKDEDKTENGGGVEAENEEIEVLETLFVDALKMIETQEIMDARTIMLLQYLQINKLINKS
- a CDS encoding ribbon-helix-helix domain-containing protein, with protein sequence MATFTSSLPDNLLDKLSALAKELKLPKNRLIENALEIYLEQIEKASYIKSYQQAAADDDILLVAEEGMQDYFSALNNAETK
- a CDS encoding AAA family ATPase; translation: MNHNSTFPIKQNELDMLRDEATGYLKSVQWEQSNKAKSRDKEAKDDSILLYLSRANNGSSIEITSISKTILGLKKRLLPDSIAIPVHLNQTLFAVQEGLTLGIWIKDSYYDASGLSSLNERKSALNSSQKREFESKLQTATAFQLFATSYKILHDLKPFASDDLSVMKQKFAGIPEVSFLSPLKGIACALFYFDKYLGHPEIIKIDKDVVDFTVVYFEALIDEIQLRKSSLEYTETIVDRTYKLENSDFAVAGWENVFQGTAKSVEFNKIQFEQIVGNKDAKHFARRLTERMLSYDFEAQKNPFQELGGFMPVFMGYGIPGTGKSMLIAAIATRLKKHCDHLNIPFLFHPMPDTLISTFQGGSAEKMVEWMKPLQDPTKIIFAPIDDAENNLQERTAQGVSAGVKEVIGVFLRYTEGAYAVNYGNSSVGLFTNLPEMLDKAVISRIQGRFKIDGARTEHDFLDQDYIWWKKFEKTIPDFVNMQNPSNYQYLKDQGVTKSMGEILNLVEKPNEERVLQAYEKAERNHRSNEHLFFAILYKEIQKIFPFFSSRDVRNIQSAISLRLTDFDLEQDWFENPEIYFKKDYKTKFNMLQELMKSNMKGLDFSEIRRQEVVRYLDNVATIADTDFKRKVDVRVNQMNIDLEARRNFENGN
- a CDS encoding type II toxin-antitoxin system PemK/MazF family toxin, producing MKQGEIWELYLNPTKGSEQNGRRPAVIISGNMVNKYLQVVIVCPLTTSIKNYKGNLILKPNAKNGLSKISEVLTFHVRSVSKTRFEQRIGEISLKDVEIIKKTLNDILKY